The Sinomicrobium kalidii genome contains a region encoding:
- the secDF gene encoding protein translocase subunit SecDF, translating to MQNKGLIKLFAILFGIVSIYQLSFTFITNKVEDKAETFAINKIPESTEGYVVKREVEETRYLDSIGNETVFDVGVASFTYNEAKDKELNKGLDLKGGINVILEISVKDILKGLANNSKDPVFNKALANADKASKNSDKPYVDLFFQEFEAIKGDAKLASPDIFANKILSEEINFQMSDNEVKPVIRRKVDESIVSAFEVLRKRIDRFGVTQPNIQRLGTTGRILVELPGAKDINRVKRLLQSTAQLEFWETFKNEEVMQYLMQVNERLRTIVKTSSKQEEPQQEDASEIDSLLADAEQDSLESVGQANPLFDLAVAPGAQGGPVLMSFATKDTAQVNAYLNMREIKQLLPAELQNARFAWSKPGANEEVIDLYALKSNREDQPPLSGGVVVDAQQTYDQRGNPAVSMQMDGKGAKIWEELTGKAYREGNFIAIVLDNIVYSAPGVTSGPISGGNSEITGQFTLNEAIDLANVLRAGKLPASADIIQSEVVGPSLGQEAINSGMMSFIIAMVLVLLWMLFYYGRAGWFADVALIFNIVLIFGVLAGLGAVLTLPGIAGIVLTIGMSVDANVLIFERIKEELSKGKGQMQAVADGFGNALSSILDANITTGLTALILFIFGTGPIQGFATTLMIGIATSLFTAIFITRLLVDWYIGRKKSLQFATGITKNLFRNVNIDFLAKRKMSYTISGVILIVAVGSLFTQGLNQGVDFVGGRSYQIRFEHPVNPTELATELNDGLGSVEVKTFGAANQVKVTTKYKVDEEGTEIDREIQDILYTTLQKHLPEGLSESEFVSGGDSKQYGIMQSVKVGPTIADDIKRNAIWAIVGSLIVVFLYILLRFRKWQFSIGAVAAVFHDVLIVLGVFSLTYKFMPFNMEIDQAFIAAILTVIGYSLNDTVVVFDRIREITSERGWKAGQNINLAINSTLSRTLNTSLTTLVVLLAIFIFGGESIRGFMFALIVGVIVGTYSSVFIATPIMFDTLKNKGENVLKKKEEETEAEK from the coding sequence ATGCAAAACAAGGGACTTATCAAGCTTTTTGCTATTTTATTTGGAATTGTAAGTATTTATCAGTTATCCTTCACTTTTATTACGAATAAGGTAGAAGATAAAGCTGAAACATTTGCAATTAACAAAATTCCCGAAAGCACGGAAGGCTATGTAGTAAAAAGGGAGGTGGAAGAAACCAGGTACCTGGATTCTATAGGCAATGAGACGGTTTTTGATGTCGGGGTTGCGAGTTTTACCTATAATGAGGCAAAAGATAAAGAACTCAACAAAGGACTGGACCTTAAAGGAGGAATAAACGTTATCCTGGAGATATCGGTAAAAGATATTTTAAAAGGATTGGCCAACAATTCCAAAGATCCTGTGTTTAACAAGGCTCTGGCCAATGCGGACAAAGCGTCCAAAAACAGTGATAAGCCCTATGTGGACCTTTTCTTCCAGGAATTCGAAGCGATAAAAGGAGATGCAAAACTGGCTTCTCCGGACATCTTTGCCAATAAAATACTCAGTGAAGAGATCAATTTCCAGATGTCCGATAACGAGGTGAAACCCGTTATCCGCAGGAAAGTGGATGAGTCCATCGTGTCTGCTTTTGAAGTACTCCGCAAGCGTATAGACCGTTTTGGTGTTACCCAGCCCAATATACAACGACTCGGGACTACCGGGCGTATTCTTGTGGAACTTCCCGGAGCCAAGGATATAAACCGGGTGAAAAGACTGTTGCAAAGTACCGCCCAGCTGGAGTTCTGGGAGACTTTCAAGAATGAAGAGGTCATGCAGTACCTGATGCAGGTGAACGAAAGGTTGAGAACCATTGTAAAAACTTCTTCAAAACAGGAAGAACCGCAACAGGAAGACGCTTCTGAGATCGACTCGCTTCTGGCCGATGCGGAACAGGATTCACTGGAGTCTGTAGGGCAGGCCAATCCGTTGTTCGACCTGGCCGTAGCCCCTGGGGCACAGGGCGGTCCGGTATTGATGAGTTTTGCTACCAAGGATACCGCTCAGGTAAATGCATACCTGAATATGCGTGAAATAAAGCAATTGCTTCCCGCCGAATTACAGAATGCAAGGTTTGCCTGGAGCAAACCGGGCGCTAACGAGGAGGTGATTGACCTTTATGCCCTGAAATCCAACAGGGAAGATCAACCCCCGCTGAGTGGCGGAGTTGTGGTAGATGCGCAACAGACTTATGACCAGAGAGGAAACCCTGCCGTTTCCATGCAGATGGACGGTAAGGGTGCCAAGATATGGGAAGAACTTACCGGGAAAGCCTATCGCGAAGGAAATTTTATAGCTATTGTACTGGATAATATCGTGTACTCTGCTCCCGGTGTAACCAGCGGACCTATTTCCGGTGGTAATTCTGAAATTACCGGGCAATTTACACTTAATGAGGCGATAGACCTTGCCAATGTTCTCCGTGCAGGTAAACTGCCGGCTTCGGCAGATATTATACAAAGTGAGGTTGTAGGGCCTTCACTGGGACAGGAAGCCATAAACAGCGGTATGATGTCGTTTATCATTGCCATGGTGCTGGTGCTGTTGTGGATGTTGTTCTACTACGGCCGTGCAGGATGGTTTGCCGATGTTGCCCTTATATTTAATATTGTTCTCATCTTTGGCGTACTGGCAGGTCTGGGAGCGGTATTGACCCTTCCCGGTATAGCAGGTATTGTACTGACCATCGGTATGTCTGTAGATGCCAATGTACTGATTTTCGAAAGGATCAAAGAAGAACTTTCGAAAGGAAAAGGACAAATGCAGGCCGTTGCCGACGGTTTTGGCAATGCACTGTCCTCTATCCTCGATGCCAATATCACTACGGGACTTACAGCACTTATCCTGTTCATTTTCGGTACGGGCCCCATCCAGGGATTCGCAACGACATTGATGATAGGTATTGCTACCTCCCTGTTTACCGCTATCTTTATTACAAGGTTGCTGGTTGACTGGTATATCGGAAGGAAAAAATCCCTGCAGTTCGCTACCGGGATCACCAAAAATCTGTTCCGGAATGTCAATATTGATTTTCTCGCTAAACGGAAAATGTCCTATACCATTTCCGGGGTCATACTGATTGTGGCAGTGGGCTCCCTGTTTACTCAAGGACTGAATCAGGGTGTGGATTTTGTGGGCGGACGCTCCTATCAGATACGCTTTGAACATCCTGTGAACCCTACCGAACTGGCTACTGAACTCAATGACGGACTGGGAAGTGTGGAGGTAAAAACTTTCGGGGCTGCCAATCAGGTAAAAGTAACAACCAAATACAAGGTGGACGAAGAAGGTACTGAAATCGATAGAGAAATTCAGGATATTCTTTATACCACCCTGCAAAAACACCTTCCGGAAGGATTGTCGGAATCTGAATTTGTAAGCGGAGGGGACTCCAAGCAATACGGTATTATGCAGTCTGTTAAAGTAGGTCCTACTATTGCAGATGATATAAAACGAAATGCCATATGGGCCATTGTAGGCTCACTTATTGTAGTGTTCCTGTACATTTTATTGCGTTTCCGCAAATGGCAGTTCTCTATAGGGGCTGTTGCAGCCGTTTTCCACGACGTGCTTATTGTACTCGGGGTATTCTCGCTGACTTACAAGTTCATGCCGTTCAATATGGAGATCGACCAGGCATTTATTGCCGCCATACTTACGGTTATCGGTTATTCCCTGAACGATACGGTGGTAGTGTTTGACCGTATCCGGGAGATCACTTCCGAGAGGGGCTGGAAAGCCGGGCAAAATATTAACCTGGCCATAAACAGTACCCTGAGCCGTACGCTGAACACCTCACTTACCACATTGGTGGTGCTTCTTGCCATTTTTATCTTTGGTGGAGAGTCCATCCGCGGATTTATGTTCGCATTGATCGTAGGGGTGATCGTCGGAACGTATTCTTCCGTATTTATAGCTACACCTATCATGTTCGATACTTTAAAGAACAAAGGGGAAAATGTACTGAAGAAGAAAGAGGAAGAAACAGAAGCAGAAAAATAA
- the mdh gene encoding malate dehydrogenase yields the protein MKVTIVGAGAVGASCAEYIAIKNFASEVVLLDIKEGVAEGKAMDLMQTASLNGFDTKIAGSTNDYSKTAGSDIAVITSGIPRKPGMTREELIGINAGIVKDVVSSLIEQSPNVIVIVVSNPMDTMTYLTHKATGLPKNRIIGMGGALDSARFKYRLSEALECPASDVDGMVIGGHSDTGMVPLTRLAVRNSVPVNKFLSKERLNQVAEDTKVGGATLTKLLGTSAWYAPGAAVSALVQAIACDQKKMFPCSALLDGEFGLNDICIGVPVILGKNGIEKIVEIELDEAEKTKLRESAEGVKKVNALL from the coding sequence ATGAAAGTTACAATAGTTGGCGCCGGAGCCGTTGGTGCCAGTTGCGCAGAGTACATTGCCATTAAAAATTTTGCTTCAGAAGTAGTTTTGCTGGACATCAAGGAAGGCGTTGCCGAAGGAAAGGCAATGGATTTAATGCAAACCGCATCGTTAAACGGATTTGATACCAAAATCGCAGGGTCCACCAACGATTATTCCAAAACAGCCGGTAGTGATATTGCCGTAATAACCAGTGGTATCCCGCGAAAACCGGGGATGACAAGGGAAGAACTTATCGGTATTAATGCCGGGATTGTGAAGGACGTGGTGTCCAGCCTTATCGAACAATCTCCCAATGTGATCGTCATCGTGGTAAGTAACCCGATGGATACGATGACCTACCTTACGCATAAAGCCACCGGGCTGCCCAAAAACCGTATTATAGGTATGGGAGGTGCGCTTGACAGTGCCCGCTTTAAATACAGGTTAAGCGAAGCCCTGGAATGCCCGGCCTCCGATGTGGACGGTATGGTGATAGGAGGGCACAGCGATACCGGAATGGTGCCTTTGACAAGGCTGGCGGTACGGAACAGTGTTCCCGTAAACAAGTTTCTGAGCAAAGAGCGACTGAACCAGGTGGCGGAAGATACCAAGGTAGGAGGTGCAACCCTCACCAAATTACTGGGAACCAGCGCATGGTATGCCCCCGGCGCCGCTGTTTCTGCATTGGTTCAGGCCATAGCGTGCGACCAGAAAAAAATGTTCCCCTGTTCGGCACTGCTCGACGGTGAGTTCGGACTGAACGATATCTGTATCGGTGTTCCTGTTATTCTCGGTAAAAACGGTATAGAAAAGATCGTGGAAATAGAACTTGACGAGGCCGAAAAAACAAAATTACGGGAAAGCGCCGAAGGTGTCAAAAAAGTGAATGCCCTGTTGTAA
- the gyrB gene encoding DNA topoisomerase (ATP-hydrolyzing) subunit B encodes MSEAIDKKQYSADSIQALEGMEHVRMRPSMYIGDVGVRGLHHLVYEVVDNSIDEALAGHCDVISVIINEDNSVTVEDNGRGIPVDIHKKEGVSALEVVMTKIGAGGKFDKDSYKVSGGLHGVGVSVVNALSDNLKATVYRDGKVWEQEYEKGKTVYPVKAVGETDKSGTIITFRPDATIFQQTIEYSYDTLASRMRELAFLNKGITITLTDRRHKNEEGEFENEVFHSEEGLKEFIRFLDGTREPIIGDVISMEGEKNDIPVEVAMVYNTSFNENLHSYVNNINTHEGGTHLAGFRRGLTTTLKKYADASGMLDKLKFEIAGDDFREGLTAIVSVKVAEPQFEGQTKTKLGNREVTAAVSQAVSEMLENYLEEHPNDAKTIVQKVILAAQARHAARKAREMVQRKTPMGGSGLPGKLSDCSEQDPEKCEVFLVEGDSAGGTAKQGRDRNFQAILPLRGKILNVEKAMHHKVFENEEIRNIFTALGVTVGTEEDSKALNIEKLRYHKVVIMCDADVDGSHIATLILTFFFRYMKELIENGHVYIATPPLYLVKKGSKKSYAWSDKERDRLLEEYGSGAGLQRYKGLGEMNAEQLWDTTMNPEFRTLRQVTIDNGSEADRIFSMLMGDEVPPRRDFIEKNAVYANIDA; translated from the coding sequence ATGAGCGAAGCAATTGATAAAAAGCAATATTCTGCAGACAGCATTCAGGCGCTGGAAGGAATGGAGCACGTACGTATGCGCCCCTCCATGTATATTGGCGACGTCGGAGTAAGAGGGCTGCATCACCTGGTTTATGAAGTTGTGGATAACTCCATTGATGAGGCACTGGCCGGGCATTGCGATGTCATATCCGTTATTATAAACGAAGACAATTCCGTTACCGTTGAAGACAACGGCCGGGGGATACCGGTGGATATACATAAAAAAGAAGGGGTCTCCGCCCTGGAGGTGGTAATGACCAAGATCGGGGCCGGAGGTAAATTTGACAAGGATTCCTATAAAGTATCTGGCGGACTGCACGGTGTCGGGGTCTCTGTGGTAAACGCCCTTTCCGATAACCTCAAAGCCACGGTGTACCGTGACGGTAAAGTATGGGAGCAGGAATACGAGAAGGGAAAGACCGTTTATCCGGTAAAAGCAGTCGGGGAAACCGATAAGTCGGGTACCATAATAACGTTTAGACCGGATGCCACCATCTTTCAGCAGACCATAGAGTACAGCTATGATACCCTGGCCAGCAGAATGCGGGAACTGGCATTCCTGAACAAAGGTATCACCATTACACTTACTGACAGAAGGCATAAGAACGAGGAAGGCGAGTTCGAAAACGAGGTCTTTCATTCCGAAGAAGGGCTCAAGGAATTTATCCGTTTCCTGGATGGTACCCGCGAACCTATCATAGGGGATGTTATCTCCATGGAAGGGGAGAAAAACGATATCCCCGTGGAGGTAGCGATGGTGTACAATACATCTTTTAATGAGAATTTGCATTCTTATGTAAACAATATCAATACTCATGAGGGAGGAACACACCTTGCCGGATTCCGGAGAGGCCTCACCACAACATTGAAGAAATATGCGGATGCTTCCGGGATGCTCGACAAACTGAAGTTTGAGATTGCGGGAGATGACTTCCGGGAAGGACTGACGGCAATTGTGTCCGTAAAGGTGGCAGAACCGCAATTTGAGGGGCAGACCAAAACCAAATTAGGGAACAGGGAAGTTACTGCGGCAGTTTCGCAGGCCGTGTCCGAAATGCTGGAAAATTATCTCGAAGAGCATCCTAATGATGCCAAGACCATCGTTCAGAAAGTTATCTTGGCCGCTCAGGCAAGACACGCAGCAAGAAAAGCGCGTGAAATGGTGCAACGGAAAACCCCGATGGGGGGCAGCGGACTCCCGGGAAAACTTTCGGACTGTTCCGAACAGGATCCGGAAAAATGCGAGGTGTTCCTGGTAGAGGGGGACTCTGCAGGAGGTACGGCCAAACAGGGGAGAGACCGGAATTTCCAGGCGATACTGCCCTTGCGTGGTAAGATACTCAATGTAGAGAAAGCCATGCATCACAAGGTCTTTGAAAACGAAGAGATAAGGAATATTTTTACTGCCCTTGGGGTAACCGTGGGTACCGAAGAAGACAGCAAAGCACTGAATATTGAAAAGCTGCGCTATCACAAGGTGGTTATCATGTGTGATGCCGATGTGGACGGAAGTCATATCGCTACCCTTATCCTTACGTTCTTCTTCCGTTATATGAAGGAACTTATAGAGAACGGTCACGTATATATTGCTACACCACCCCTGTATCTGGTGAAAAAAGGAAGCAAGAAGAGTTATGCCTGGAGTGACAAAGAAAGGGACAGACTGCTTGAAGAATACGGATCAGGTGCCGGTTTACAACGTTACAAAGGCCTCGGGGAAATGAACGCCGAGCAGTTATGGGATACCACAATGAACCCGGAGTTCAGGACACTGCGGCAGGTAACCATAGATAATGGCAGTGAAGCGGATCGTATATTCTCCATGCTTATGGGGGATGAAGTACCGCCGCGAAGAGACTTTATAGAGAAAAATGCGGTTTATGCCAATATAGATGCATAA
- a CDS encoding CBU_0592 family membrane protein, whose translation MFLYTMMGWLGAVIFIVAYFLLSMKYISADRPLYHSLNAAGGICLVINALHLSDLPNVVVNTVWTIIAVLAVYRIYRNISG comes from the coding sequence ATGTTTTTATATACGATGATGGGCTGGCTCGGGGCCGTCATATTTATAGTTGCTTACTTTCTGTTGAGCATGAAATATATTTCTGCCGACAGGCCGCTGTACCACTCCCTGAATGCTGCGGGAGGCATTTGTCTCGTAATAAATGCCCTGCACCTCAGCGACCTCCCCAATGTGGTGGTAAATACGGTATGGACCATCATCGCCGTCCTGGCGGTATATCGCATATACCGGAACATCTCCGGATAA
- a CDS encoding TetR family transcriptional regulator, giving the protein MGRKRLTDVRQKEIIKSFYRVAKKIGLENTSIAKVADEMGISNGLVMHYFKTRDDLLMGLNDYILERHLNIITSRENGSIDSWERLESLVENLFSRKWNRYFDDGVFYSCYALIYRKRNFNESFRRYLEALHEVLLDKLKEARANGVISNDNLEELTEIIFALVDGAYYYLGMFTAKEKAYEKQVDIYVRHALSLFRKT; this is encoded by the coding sequence ATGGGGAGAAAGCGTTTGACCGATGTGCGTCAGAAAGAGATTATCAAATCCTTTTACAGGGTAGCCAAGAAAATCGGACTGGAAAATACTTCCATAGCCAAGGTTGCCGATGAAATGGGGATCAGTAACGGGCTCGTTATGCATTATTTCAAGACTAGGGACGACCTTCTTATGGGACTCAATGACTATATCCTGGAGCGCCACCTCAATATTATCACTTCAAGGGAAAACGGCAGCATTGACAGTTGGGAGAGGTTGGAGAGCCTCGTGGAAAACCTTTTTTCGAGGAAATGGAACCGCTATTTTGACGACGGGGTGTTTTACAGTTGTTATGCCCTGATCTATCGCAAAAGGAATTTTAATGAAAGTTTCCGGAGATACCTGGAGGCGCTGCACGAGGTATTGCTAGACAAACTAAAGGAGGCCAGGGCTAACGGTGTTATCAGTAATGACAACCTGGAAGAGCTGACCGAGATCATCTTTGCCCTGGTGGACGGGGCTTATTACTACCTCGGAATGTTTACCGCAAAGGAAAAAGCCTATGAAAAGCAGGTGGATATTTATGTGAGGCACGCCCTGTCACTTTTTAGAAAAACCTGA
- a CDS encoding alkaline phosphatase family protein, with protein sequence MKICKYFTAVLTVYFLCLPTTAGSRHITDPDPSPGKTKKVVFIIVDGLSADMIENNPTPNLDAIANHGGYTRAYVGGKKGGYSETPTISAVGYNSLLTGTWVNKHNVWGNSIKAPNYNYPTIYRLLKTHYPDKKTAIFSTWLDNRTKLIGEGLPETGNIHVDYAYDGFELDTVQFPHDPERKFIRDIDEKVATEAARYIGEEGPDLSWVYLEYTDDIGHKYGDSPQLTKAIAFEDKLVGMIWQAIQKREKNRDEEWLFIITTDHGRTKETGHHHGGQSERERSTWIVTNTPQTNTYFRQETPAIVDILPTMTGFLDIKLPEAQAYELDGVSLIGKVDAIGLQAKIRNNQLSVTWKSTGKDSNKTAKIWVADTNNYKTGGQDQYRMLGKVPVKAETFTHKLDNPGHFHKIVLETPGSTLNTWITTVK encoded by the coding sequence ATGAAAATCTGCAAGTATTTCACAGCCGTTCTGACCGTGTATTTCCTTTGTCTTCCGACCACCGCCGGAAGCAGACACATCACCGACCCCGACCCCTCCCCCGGGAAAACGAAGAAAGTGGTTTTTATAATCGTGGACGGGCTCTCTGCCGACATGATCGAAAACAACCCTACCCCAAACCTGGATGCCATTGCAAACCACGGCGGATACACCCGTGCCTATGTAGGCGGAAAAAAAGGCGGGTATTCCGAAACCCCGACCATTTCTGCCGTAGGATACAACAGCCTGCTTACCGGAACATGGGTTAACAAACACAACGTATGGGGAAACAGCATAAAGGCCCCCAATTACAATTACCCTACCATCTACAGACTCTTAAAGACGCACTATCCGGATAAAAAAACCGCCATTTTCTCTACCTGGCTGGACAACCGCACCAAGCTGATTGGGGAAGGCCTGCCCGAAACCGGGAACATTCATGTTGACTATGCTTATGACGGTTTTGAACTGGATACGGTACAGTTTCCCCACGATCCCGAAAGAAAGTTCATCCGGGACATTGATGAAAAAGTAGCCACCGAAGCCGCCCGGTATATCGGTGAAGAAGGACCGGACCTTTCCTGGGTGTACCTGGAATACACCGATGACATAGGACATAAATACGGCGACAGCCCGCAACTTACAAAAGCCATAGCTTTTGAAGATAAACTCGTCGGCATGATCTGGCAGGCCATTCAGAAAAGGGAGAAAAACCGCGATGAGGAATGGCTTTTTATTATCACCACCGATCACGGGAGAACAAAGGAAACCGGGCATCATCACGGCGGGCAGTCCGAAAGGGAACGAAGCACGTGGATCGTGACCAACACCCCGCAGACCAACACCTATTTCAGGCAGGAAACCCCGGCCATTGTAGACATCCTCCCCACCATGACCGGTTTTCTCGACATAAAACTCCCCGAAGCACAAGCCTATGAACTCGACGGGGTTTCACTGATCGGTAAGGTGGACGCTATCGGTTTACAGGCAAAAATCCGAAACAACCAGCTGTCCGTTACCTGGAAAAGTACCGGGAAAGACAGCAACAAAACTGCCAAAATATGGGTCGCCGACACCAACAACTACAAGACGGGCGGACAAGACCAATACCGGATGCTCGGTAAAGTTCCGGTTAAAGCGGAAACCTTTACACACAAACTGGACAACCCGGGCCACTTCCACAAGATCGTCCTGGAAACTCCGGGAAGCACCTTGAACACATGGATTACAACGGTTAAATAG